From a region of the Azospirillum formosense genome:
- a CDS encoding EAL domain-containing protein, whose amino-acid sequence MTIAAGTVMTLRRKIRWLTWVGLIGCLMAAIPALYLLRSGLISERERLTHALVGSAHAMLGEINASIEAGALARDEGQGQARLALRALGRDPFHVSVFTDGRVPEGWMDEGHAVRASQTFEPWGWAIAAASGTDDLDREFAMEALAFVLFIAVLLVLSWPLSVFLSQHVLGPIEALSERMERLTEGQTGIDIPGRDRKDEFGAMARAMEYFRQAAEALIVRDERLYGIMSNIGEAIVLVGEDGLVEEHNPAAVALFGVPAERLDGHRFADLFAEEDRERVARLLGPGAPAGDAAAGVGTGGRTERAEELVIERADGRIDASLSLSCLDVQGRRSYVCALADMTERLRHERELLRLATRDRLTGLPNRALIESLLDTSIERARRHGRRFAVLCLDLSRFKLITDTLGHHAGDLLLQEVASRIVVTVRASDTVGRIGTDDFAVILDEVGEAKEAEIAAQRILAAFDEPVLLMGTEHYVRPSIGIALFPDHADSAQELIRSADTALYAAKRAGGRRHAFFRKELADQAHRHLALDRDLRAALARGEFQLHYQPKVSLVDQSLEGFEALLRWDKPGFGMIPPGEFIPVAEDTGFIVPLGDWVLDEACRQLRDWIDRGLEPVPVAVNISPRHLRQRSAEDFRRIIDRHRLSPDLVELEITEGAVMQDMDHALSVLAALKAMGIRVAVDDFGTGHSSLSYLKRLPVTTLKIDRSFVNGVPSAREDNGIVSTIIAMADMLGLDVVAEGVEKQEQANFLRHHNCTLVQGWLTGRPVPAGQAADLLAMRLRRTA is encoded by the coding sequence GTGACGATTGCCGCCGGGACCGTGATGACGCTGCGCCGCAAGATCCGCTGGCTGACCTGGGTCGGCCTGATCGGCTGCCTGATGGCGGCCATACCGGCGCTTTACCTGCTGCGCAGCGGATTGATCTCGGAACGGGAACGGCTGACCCACGCGCTGGTCGGGTCGGCGCACGCCATGCTTGGCGAGATCAACGCGTCCATCGAGGCGGGCGCCCTGGCGCGGGACGAGGGGCAGGGACAGGCGCGGCTGGCGCTGCGGGCGCTGGGGCGCGATCCCTTCCATGTCAGCGTCTTCACCGACGGGCGCGTGCCGGAGGGGTGGATGGACGAGGGCCATGCGGTCCGCGCCAGCCAGACCTTCGAGCCCTGGGGCTGGGCCATCGCGGCGGCCAGCGGGACCGACGACCTCGACCGCGAATTCGCCATGGAGGCCCTGGCCTTCGTCCTGTTCATCGCCGTTCTTCTGGTGCTGAGCTGGCCGCTGTCGGTGTTCCTGTCGCAGCATGTGCTGGGTCCCATCGAGGCGCTGTCGGAGCGGATGGAGCGGCTGACCGAAGGGCAGACCGGCATCGACATCCCCGGCCGCGACCGCAAGGACGAATTCGGCGCCATGGCCCGCGCCATGGAGTACTTCCGGCAGGCCGCCGAGGCGCTGATCGTGCGCGACGAGCGGCTGTACGGCATCATGAGCAACATCGGCGAAGCCATCGTGCTGGTGGGCGAGGACGGGCTGGTCGAAGAGCACAACCCGGCGGCCGTCGCGCTGTTCGGGGTGCCCGCGGAGCGGCTCGACGGCCATCGCTTCGCCGACCTGTTCGCGGAGGAGGACCGCGAGCGCGTCGCCCGGCTGCTCGGTCCGGGTGCGCCGGCCGGCGATGCCGCGGCGGGGGTGGGGACCGGCGGCCGCACCGAGCGCGCCGAGGAGCTGGTGATCGAGCGGGCGGACGGGCGGATCGACGCCTCGCTCTCCCTGTCCTGCCTGGACGTGCAGGGGCGGCGCAGCTACGTCTGCGCGCTGGCCGACATGACCGAGCGGCTGCGCCACGAGCGGGAGCTGCTGCGGCTGGCCACGCGCGACCGGCTGACCGGCCTGCCGAACCGCGCCCTCATCGAATCGCTGCTCGACACCTCGATCGAGCGGGCGCGGCGTCACGGCCGCCGCTTCGCGGTGCTGTGCCTGGACCTGTCGCGCTTCAAGCTGATCACCGACACGCTGGGCCACCACGCCGGGGACCTGCTGCTGCAGGAGGTCGCCTCGCGGATCGTCGTCACGGTGCGGGCCAGCGACACGGTGGGGCGCATCGGCACCGACGATTTCGCGGTGATCCTCGACGAGGTGGGCGAGGCGAAGGAGGCGGAGATCGCCGCCCAGCGCATCCTGGCCGCCTTCGACGAGCCGGTGCTGCTGATGGGGACGGAGCATTACGTCCGCCCGTCGATCGGCATCGCCCTGTTCCCCGACCACGCCGACAGCGCGCAGGAGCTGATCCGCTCCGCCGACACGGCGCTCTACGCGGCCAAGCGGGCCGGCGGCAGGCGCCACGCCTTCTTCCGCAAGGAGCTGGCCGACCAGGCGCACCGCCATCTGGCACTGGACCGCGACCTGCGGGCGGCGCTGGCGCGCGGGGAGTTCCAGCTCCACTACCAGCCCAAGGTGTCGCTGGTCGACCAGTCGCTGGAGGGGTTCGAGGCGCTTCTGCGCTGGGACAAGCCCGGCTTCGGCATGATCCCGCCCGGCGAATTCATCCCGGTCGCCGAGGACACCGGCTTCATCGTGCCGCTCGGCGACTGGGTGCTGGACGAGGCCTGCCGCCAGCTGCGCGACTGGATCGACCGCGGCCTGGAGCCGGTTCCGGTGGCCGTCAACATCTCGCCGCGCCACCTGCGCCAGCGCTCCGCCGAGGATTTCCGCCGCATCATCGACCGCCACCGCCTGTCGCCCGATCTGGTCGAGCTGGAGATCACCGAGGGCGCGGTGATGCAGGACATGGACCACGCCCTGTCGGTGCTGGCGGCGCTGAAGGCGATGGGCATCCGCGTGGCGGTGGACGATTTCGGCACCGGCCATTCCTCGCTGAGCTATCTGAAGCGGCTGCCGGTGACGACGCTGAAGATCGACCGCTCCTTCGTGAACGGCGTGCCGAGCGCGCGGGAGGACAACGGCATCGTCTCCACCATCATCGCCATGGCCGACATGCTGGGGCTCGACGTGGTGGCGGAGGGCGTGGAGAAGCAGGAGCAGGCCAATTTCCTGCGCCACCACAACTGCACCCTGGTCCAGGGCTGGCTGACGGGTCGCCCGGTCCCCGCCGGGCAGGCCGCCGATCTGCTGGCCATGCGCCTGCGCCGGACGGCGTGA
- a CDS encoding PRC-barrel domain-containing protein, producing the protein MKTIITACGVAALLLATPALAESMSGTTAKEVPNNKATGQVAATHGSLDPAVAKMTAAQLKGKDVYGSDGKDIAEIEGIVRKGGQTYAVIDVDHVADISDKDVVLPLERLHMKGKRLTVNMTESELKGLESWQKDKYEDVKGALR; encoded by the coding sequence ATGAAGACGATCATCACCGCCTGCGGCGTCGCGGCGCTTCTGCTGGCCACGCCGGCCCTGGCCGAAAGCATGTCCGGCACCACCGCCAAGGAGGTTCCGAACAACAAGGCGACCGGGCAGGTCGCGGCCACCCACGGCTCGCTCGACCCGGCGGTCGCGAAGATGACCGCGGCCCAGCTCAAGGGCAAGGACGTCTACGGCAGCGACGGCAAGGACATCGCCGAGATCGAGGGCATCGTCCGCAAGGGCGGCCAGACCTACGCGGTGATCGACGTCGACCACGTCGCCGACATCAGCGACAAGGACGTCGTCCTGCCGCTGGAGCGGCTGCACATGAAGGGCAAGCGCCTGACCGTCAACATGACGGAGAGCGAGCTCAAGGGCCTGGAGTCCTGGCAGAAGGACAAGTACGAGGACGTCAAGGGCGCGCTGCGCTGA
- a CDS encoding phage capsid protein — protein MSTSVAQAFVKQFEREVHDAYQRMGSKLRNTVRTKNNVQGASTVFQKVGKGTASTKARHGAVPVMNLDHTPVECTLYDFYAGDWVDRLDELKTNIDERQIIASAGAYALGRKTDELILGELNRSTNFAGGAGDGMTKAKVLTAFEKLGESDVPDDGQRYAVVGWKQWSQLLGIDEFASTEYVGADELPWRGTQAKRWLGTLWMPHSGLKAEGGVRLCHWYHKTAVGHASGADVKTDISWHGDRAAHFVNNMMSQGAGLIDAAGVVTMRCLEA, from the coding sequence ATGTCCACCTCGGTCGCTCAGGCTTTCGTCAAGCAGTTCGAACGCGAAGTGCACGACGCCTACCAGCGCATGGGCTCCAAGCTGCGCAACACGGTGCGCACCAAGAACAACGTCCAGGGCGCCTCCACCGTCTTCCAGAAGGTCGGCAAGGGCACCGCGTCGACCAAGGCGCGCCACGGCGCCGTCCCGGTGATGAACCTGGACCACACGCCGGTCGAATGCACCCTCTACGACTTCTACGCCGGCGACTGGGTCGACCGGCTGGACGAGCTGAAGACCAACATCGACGAGCGGCAGATCATCGCCAGCGCCGGCGCCTACGCGCTGGGCCGCAAGACCGACGAACTCATCCTCGGCGAGTTGAACCGGTCCACCAACTTCGCGGGCGGCGCCGGGGACGGCATGACCAAGGCGAAGGTGCTGACGGCCTTCGAGAAGCTGGGCGAGTCCGACGTGCCGGACGACGGGCAGCGCTACGCCGTCGTCGGCTGGAAGCAGTGGAGCCAGCTTCTGGGCATCGACGAGTTCGCCAGCACCGAATATGTCGGCGCCGACGAGTTGCCCTGGCGCGGCACGCAGGCCAAGCGCTGGCTGGGCACGCTGTGGATGCCCCATTCCGGCCTGAAGGCCGAGGGCGGGGTGCGGCTGTGCCACTGGTACCACAAGACGGCCGTCGGCCACGCCTCCGGCGCCGACGTGAAGACGGACATCTCGTGGCACGGGGATAGGGCCGCGCACTTCGTCAACAACATGATGTCGCAGGGCGCCGGCCTGATCGACGCGGCGGGCGTCGTGACCATGCGCTGTCTGGAAGCCTGA
- a CDS encoding tail fiber protein → MTVSSGCSWLVPTGAVFAFGGASAPDGYLFCDGSLLDEASHPALAAILGRAFSGASDAAGTFRVPDLRGRVPAGLDGMGGTAANRVTSAGAGIDGTTLGAAGGEQVHTLTIEEMPNHSHEVWWFKMGNNFAGGNGAIPQRQQSSGVGGGQPHNTMQPTLILNYVIKA, encoded by the coding sequence ATGACCGTTTCGTCCGGTTGTTCCTGGCTGGTTCCCACCGGCGCCGTTTTCGCGTTCGGCGGCGCCAGCGCCCCCGACGGCTATCTGTTCTGCGACGGCAGCCTGCTCGACGAGGCCAGCCACCCCGCCCTTGCGGCGATCCTGGGCCGGGCGTTCAGCGGCGCCTCCGACGCCGCCGGCACCTTTCGTGTCCCGGACCTGCGCGGCCGCGTGCCCGCCGGCCTGGACGGCATGGGCGGCACCGCGGCCAACCGCGTGACCTCCGCCGGAGCCGGCATCGACGGCACGACCCTCGGTGCGGCGGGCGGCGAGCAGGTCCACACCCTGACCATCGAGGAGATGCCGAACCACAGCCACGAGGTGTGGTGGTTCAAGATGGGAAACAACTTCGCGGGCGGCAACGGCGCCATTCCCCAGCGTCAGCAATCCTCGGGCGTCGGCGGCGGCCAGCCGCACAACACCATGCAGCCGACCCTGATCCTGAATTACGTCATCAAGGCCTGA
- a CDS encoding glycosyl hydrolase family 28-related protein yields MPSAFDVPRGNPRVQYLADGVQTDFVFPFPIFEDGDLQVFLGAARQTTGYAVSGAGETAGGTVAFATPPEAGTPVLLRRRLPIERISDFLESGPLPAASLNREFDQLTAALQQVAGDQELMLRYTDTDLPASNRLPERAVRAGQLLAFDSAGNPTARKPVDEEALSTFVAPGAGAVRRPVREKLADALSVKDFGAVGDGIVDDTRAIQAALTSADAVHVPPGTYRITDTLTVGYGQTLHGAGQRSVIAGASAGFDLIHLPDGYATVSGLRLERGDAAVKLFGRDGPCVHNTLSDLTIWDPRVGLLFDGYTDPNWPCYWNMVSRVLVARPSLHGVWLTRTGEGDTPNANRFSMVRVYSLSAPIAGCGFFVEQGKYNNSFQDCEANLSTMALACFRVGANTDKTLILNFYAESLGGVPNVQLDAGSVETAIVNLLSMSAGPAIYDKSGGRYTAVNAGYPEKNRLARSRVSELVVEALRYDTEYVEPPAGGVIALDLTSSVYLASAYSGDVELRLPAAGAANGHAVTVKRTDASTHRLILTEEGGPGPDGRTAALGNRYDFVTVVSNGAGWWVVAGNNRPGNAHFHDQPGLFEPDLTQALYLVSAFNGAVTVRLPPPGALHAVGRTVTVKKADVSGNPVTVTVLGGGGPDNAPVTLGATGSAVTAMSNGAGWHILGRVA; encoded by the coding sequence ATGCCCAGCGCATTCGACGTTCCGCGCGGCAACCCGCGCGTCCAGTATCTTGCCGACGGCGTGCAGACCGACTTCGTCTTTCCATTTCCGATTTTCGAGGATGGCGACCTCCAGGTCTTCCTGGGCGCGGCGCGGCAGACCACCGGCTACGCGGTGAGCGGCGCCGGGGAAACGGCGGGCGGCACGGTGGCCTTCGCAACACCGCCGGAAGCGGGGACGCCCGTTCTGCTGCGCCGCCGCCTGCCCATCGAGCGGATCAGCGACTTCCTGGAGAGCGGGCCGCTTCCGGCCGCCAGCCTGAACCGCGAGTTCGACCAGCTCACCGCGGCGCTCCAGCAGGTGGCCGGCGACCAGGAGCTGATGCTGCGCTACACCGACACCGATCTGCCGGCCTCCAACCGGCTGCCGGAGCGGGCGGTGCGGGCCGGCCAGCTCCTCGCCTTCGACTCCGCGGGCAACCCAACCGCCCGCAAGCCGGTGGACGAGGAGGCGCTGTCCACCTTCGTCGCTCCCGGCGCCGGCGCGGTGCGCCGTCCCGTGCGGGAGAAGCTGGCCGACGCCCTGTCGGTGAAGGATTTCGGCGCGGTCGGCGACGGAATCGTGGACGACACGCGGGCGATCCAGGCCGCGCTGACCAGCGCGGACGCCGTCCATGTGCCGCCGGGCACCTACCGGATCACCGACACGCTGACGGTGGGCTACGGCCAGACCCTGCACGGGGCGGGGCAGAGGTCGGTCATCGCCGGAGCCTCGGCGGGGTTCGACCTGATCCATCTGCCGGACGGCTACGCCACGGTGAGCGGCCTGCGGCTGGAGCGGGGCGACGCCGCGGTGAAGCTGTTCGGGCGGGACGGCCCCTGCGTGCACAACACACTGAGCGACCTGACCATCTGGGACCCGCGGGTCGGGCTGCTGTTCGACGGTTACACCGACCCCAATTGGCCCTGCTACTGGAACATGGTGTCGCGCGTGCTGGTGGCCCGCCCGTCGCTGCACGGGGTGTGGCTGACCCGGACGGGGGAGGGCGACACGCCCAACGCCAACCGCTTCTCCATGGTGCGCGTCTATTCCCTGTCGGCGCCCATCGCCGGCTGCGGCTTCTTCGTGGAGCAGGGCAAGTACAACAACAGCTTCCAGGACTGCGAGGCCAACCTGTCGACCATGGCGCTGGCCTGCTTCCGCGTCGGCGCCAACACCGACAAGACGCTGATCCTGAACTTCTACGCGGAATCCCTGGGCGGCGTGCCCAACGTGCAGCTCGACGCCGGGTCGGTCGAGACGGCCATCGTCAATCTGCTGTCGATGTCCGCCGGGCCGGCGATTTATGACAAATCCGGCGGTCGCTACACGGCGGTGAACGCCGGCTATCCGGAAAAGAACCGGCTGGCGCGCAGCCGCGTTTCCGAACTGGTCGTCGAGGCCCTGCGCTACGACACCGAATATGTGGAGCCGCCGGCCGGCGGGGTGATCGCGCTGGATCTCACCAGCTCCGTCTATCTGGCCAGCGCCTACAGCGGCGACGTGGAGCTTCGGTTGCCGGCGGCCGGGGCGGCCAACGGCCATGCCGTGACGGTGAAGCGGACCGACGCCTCCACCCACCGCCTGATCCTCACCGAGGAGGGCGGGCCGGGGCCGGACGGGCGGACGGCGGCGCTGGGCAACCGCTACGACTTCGTGACCGTGGTGTCGAACGGGGCGGGCTGGTGGGTGGTGGCCGGCAACAACCGGCCGGGCAACGCCCATTTCCACGACCAGCCGGGCCTGTTCGAGCCGGACCTGACCCAGGCGCTGTATCTGGTCAGCGCCTTCAACGGCGCGGTCACGGTGCGGCTGCCGCCGCCGGGGGCGCTGCACGCGGTCGGGCGCACGGTGACGGTCAAGAAGGCCGACGTGTCGGGCAACCCGGTCACCGTCACCGTGCTGGGCGGCGGCGGGCCGGACAACGCCCCGGTGACCCTGGGCGCCACCGGCAGCGCGGTCACGGCCATGTCCAACGGCGCCGGCTGGCACATTCTGGGACGGGTGGCGTGA
- the terL gene encoding phage terminase large subunit, which yields MEAAETRKKGFFAFVQDWNRQSELTTPRHHLQIAAWLERQSAGVEALGVATLGVGPRLLLMAFRGAGKSSIVGLFAAWMLYQDPNRRLLVLAADLKLAKKMVRNVKRIIERHPDTRGLKPPAKERDQWAADQFTVMRALELRDPSMMAAGVDGNITGSRADVVICDDVEVPRTSGSPGKRADLREKLAEIDYLLVPGGVQLYVGTPHSYYSIYAEEPRTEAGETRPFLDGFARLVLPVYTDGPDGRRRYAWPQRFGEAHVNRIRKSTGPNKFTSQMLLQPVNEAEGFLDPDRLGRYDGELEYRESAGRAVLTLNGLRMASASCWWDPAFARPAAEGGKPGDSSVVAAVFGGSDGRFYLHRLLYLSVDPGDPDTEAEQQCLQVARFLERHHLPAVHVEINGIGRFLPGLLRKALRAEKVGAAVVEEASRRAKALRIREAFDALLADRRLLAHATVWETPFIREMREWSPDGRYAGRDDGLDAVSGALSCEPFRFDRQPSPGRKPDWRAAAAAPPVEAWDV from the coding sequence ATGGAGGCGGCGGAAACGCGCAAGAAGGGCTTCTTCGCCTTCGTCCAGGACTGGAACCGGCAATCGGAGCTGACCACCCCCCGCCACCATCTGCAGATCGCGGCGTGGCTGGAGCGGCAGTCGGCCGGCGTCGAAGCGCTTGGCGTCGCAACGCTTGGCGTCGGGCCGCGCCTGCTGCTGATGGCCTTCCGCGGGGCGGGCAAGTCGTCCATCGTCGGGCTGTTCGCCGCCTGGATGCTCTACCAGGACCCCAACCGGCGGCTGCTCGTCCTGGCGGCGGACCTCAAGCTGGCCAAGAAGATGGTGCGCAACGTCAAGCGCATCATCGAGCGCCACCCCGACACCCGCGGCCTGAAGCCGCCGGCGAAGGAGCGCGACCAGTGGGCCGCCGACCAGTTCACCGTCATGCGGGCGCTGGAGCTGCGCGACCCCTCCATGATGGCGGCGGGTGTGGACGGCAACATCACGGGCAGCCGCGCCGACGTGGTGATCTGCGACGACGTCGAGGTGCCGCGCACCTCCGGCAGTCCGGGCAAGCGCGCCGACCTGCGCGAAAAGCTGGCGGAGATCGACTATCTGCTGGTGCCGGGCGGGGTGCAGCTCTATGTCGGGACGCCGCACAGCTACTACTCCATCTACGCGGAGGAGCCGCGGACGGAGGCGGGGGAGACGCGCCCCTTCCTGGACGGCTTCGCCCGGCTGGTCCTGCCGGTCTACACCGACGGCCCGGACGGACGGCGCCGCTACGCCTGGCCCCAGCGCTTCGGCGAGGCCCACGTCAACCGCATCCGCAAGTCGACAGGCCCCAACAAGTTCACCAGCCAGATGCTGCTGCAGCCGGTCAACGAGGCAGAGGGCTTCCTCGACCCCGACCGGCTGGGCCGCTACGACGGCGAACTGGAGTACCGGGAGTCGGCGGGGCGGGCGGTGCTGACGCTGAACGGCCTGCGTATGGCCTCGGCCTCCTGCTGGTGGGACCCGGCCTTCGCGCGCCCGGCGGCGGAGGGCGGCAAGCCGGGCGATTCCAGCGTCGTCGCCGCCGTGTTCGGCGGGTCGGACGGGCGTTTCTACCTGCACCGCCTGCTCTACCTGTCGGTGGACCCCGGCGATCCGGACACCGAGGCGGAGCAGCAATGCCTCCAGGTCGCCCGCTTCCTGGAGCGGCACCATCTGCCGGCGGTGCATGTGGAGATCAACGGCATCGGGCGCTTCCTGCCCGGCCTGCTGCGCAAGGCGCTGCGCGCGGAGAAGGTCGGCGCCGCCGTGGTCGAGGAGGCGAGCCGCCGCGCCAAGGCGCTGCGCATCCGCGAGGCGTTCGACGCCCTGCTGGCCGACCGCCGGCTGCTCGCCCACGCCACGGTGTGGGAGACGCCCTTCATCCGCGAGATGCGCGAATGGTCGCCGGACGGACGCTACGCGGGCCGCGACGACGGGCTGGACGCGGTGTCCGGGGCGCTGTCCTGCGAGCCCTTCCGCTTCGACCGCCAGCCGTCGCCGGGCCGCAAGCCGGACTGGCGCGCCGCTGCGGCGGCGCCCCCGGTGGAGGCGTGGGACGTGTGA
- a CDS encoding cell wall hydrolase: protein MRARILKPEPGPAVPPPETPAGASGQAVDTLARTLWGEARGDSVRAMEAVAAVVMNRVGRARDHGGWWWGNDVAGVCRLPGQFACWDPDAPGRLGLLSVSASDPVFAAAQRIARRAVAGLLDDPTGGATHLHRAGGNPQWAQGRSVCAEIGGFQFYNDVE from the coding sequence ATGAGGGCGCGTATCCTCAAGCCGGAACCCGGCCCGGCCGTCCCGCCGCCGGAAACGCCCGCCGGCGCCTCCGGCCAGGCCGTCGACACACTCGCCCGCACCCTGTGGGGGGAGGCGCGCGGCGACTCCGTGCGGGCCATGGAGGCGGTGGCGGCGGTGGTGATGAACCGCGTCGGCCGTGCGCGCGACCATGGCGGCTGGTGGTGGGGCAACGACGTGGCCGGCGTCTGCCGGTTGCCGGGACAATTCGCCTGCTGGGACCCCGACGCGCCGGGGCGGCTGGGGCTGCTGTCGGTGAGCGCGTCGGACCCGGTCTTCGCCGCCGCCCAGCGGATCGCCCGCCGCGCCGTGGCCGGCCTGCTCGACGACCCAACCGGCGGTGCGACCCATCTGCACCGGGCGGGCGGAAACCCGCAATGGGCGCAAGGGCGCAGCGTCTGTGCCGAGATCGGCGGCTTCCAGTTCTACAACGACGTCGAATGA
- a CDS encoding DUF952 domain-containing protein has translation MTERIIFHMCRAAEWERALAAGAYHGSSQDAADGFIHFSTGAQVEESAAKHRAGQDGLVLLTVDGAALGDALRWEPSRGGQLFPHLYGPLPPAAVLRADPLPLGPDGRHVFPAAFKDTAP, from the coding sequence ATGACTGAACGGATCATTTTTCATATGTGCCGCGCCGCGGAGTGGGAGCGGGCGCTCGCCGCCGGGGCCTACCACGGCTCGTCGCAGGATGCGGCGGACGGCTTCATCCACTTCTCCACCGGCGCCCAGGTCGAGGAAAGTGCCGCCAAGCACCGCGCCGGGCAGGATGGCCTCGTCCTGCTGACCGTGGACGGCGCCGCGCTGGGCGACGCGCTCCGCTGGGAACCGTCGCGCGGCGGCCAGCTCTTCCCCCATCTCTACGGCCCGCTGCCGCCCGCGGCGGTGCTGCGCGCCGACCCGCTGCCGCTGGGGCCGGACGGCCGCCACGTCTTTCCGGCGGCCTTCAAGGACACCGCACCGTGA